The following are from one region of the Streptomyces fradiae genome:
- a CDS encoding adenosylmethionine--8-amino-7-oxononanoate transaminase, with product MRNTGTAELLALDRAHVWHPYGPMPGRTEPLVVASASGVRLRLAEPAEGHAELVDGMSSWWSAVHGYNHPVLNEAARGQLDRMSHVMFGGLTHEPAVRLAARLVEITPEPLRHVFLSDSGSVAVEVAAKMCLQYWRSLGRPAKRRLLTWRGGYHGDTWQPMSVCDPEGGMHELWSGVLQKQVFVDAPPAEYEESYAEQLREAIGRHADELAAVIVEPVVQGAGGMRFHSPEYLRVLREACDAHDVLLVFDEIATGFGRTGALFAADHAGVAPDVMCLGKALTGGYLSMAATLCTSRVADGISRGEVPVLAHGPTFMGNPLASAVALASVELLLGQDWQVEVKRIESGLREGLAEAAALPGVRDVRVLGAIGVVQLDHDVDMPAATRAAVREGVWLRPFRDLIYTMPPFVTGDEDVARICAAVRAAAAAG from the coding sequence ATGCGTAACACCGGTACCGCCGAACTCCTCGCCCTGGACCGGGCGCACGTCTGGCACCCGTACGGCCCGATGCCCGGCCGTACGGAACCGCTGGTCGTCGCGTCCGCGTCCGGGGTGAGGCTCCGGCTCGCCGAACCCGCCGAGGGGCACGCCGAGTTGGTGGACGGCATGTCCTCCTGGTGGTCGGCCGTGCACGGCTACAACCACCCGGTGCTCAACGAGGCCGCGCGCGGCCAGCTGGACCGGATGAGCCACGTCATGTTCGGCGGGCTCACCCACGAGCCGGCCGTGCGGCTCGCCGCGCGCCTGGTGGAGATCACCCCGGAGCCGCTGCGGCACGTCTTCCTCAGCGACTCCGGTTCGGTGGCGGTCGAGGTCGCCGCGAAGATGTGCCTGCAGTACTGGCGCTCGCTCGGCCGGCCCGCCAAGCGGCGGCTGCTGACATGGCGGGGCGGCTACCACGGCGACACCTGGCAGCCGATGTCCGTCTGCGACCCCGAGGGCGGCATGCACGAGCTGTGGTCGGGGGTGCTCCAGAAGCAGGTCTTCGTGGACGCCCCGCCGGCGGAGTACGAGGAGTCGTACGCCGAGCAGCTGCGCGAGGCGATCGGGCGGCACGCCGACGAGCTGGCCGCGGTGATCGTGGAGCCGGTCGTGCAGGGCGCCGGCGGCATGCGCTTCCACAGCCCGGAGTACCTGCGGGTGCTGCGGGAGGCCTGCGACGCGCACGACGTGCTGCTCGTCTTCGACGAGATCGCCACCGGCTTCGGGCGCACCGGCGCGCTGTTCGCCGCCGACCACGCCGGGGTCGCCCCCGATGTGATGTGCCTCGGCAAGGCGCTGACCGGCGGCTATCTCTCGATGGCGGCGACGCTCTGCACGAGCCGGGTCGCCGACGGCATCTCGCGCGGCGAGGTCCCGGTACTCGCGCACGGCCCGACCTTCATGGGCAACCCACTGGCCTCCGCCGTGGCCCTGGCCTCGGTGGAGCTGCTCCTCGGCCAGGACTGGCAGGTCGAGGTCAAACGGATCGAGTCGGGCCTCCGCGAGGGCCTCGCCGAGGCCGCCGCCCTTCCCGGCGTCCGGGACGTGCGGGTGCTCGGCGCCATCGGCGTGGTCCAGCTCGACCACGACGTCGACATGCCCGCCGCCACCCGCGCGGCGGTCCGCGAGGGCGTGTGGCTGCGCCCGTTCCGCGACCTGATCTACACGATGCCGCCGTTCGTGACGGGCGACGAAGACGTGGCCCGGATCTGCGCGGCGGTCCGGGCGGCGGCCGCGGCGGGCTAG
- the bioD gene encoding dethiobiotin synthase, with the protein MTVIVVTGTGTEIGKTIVTAALAAVATADGRSVAVLKPAQTGVAPGEAGDADEVVRLSGAVTGVELARFPEPLAPGTAARRAGMAPVRPDEVAAAARKLAEEHDLVLVEGAGGLLVRFDEEGGTLADAAGLLGAPVLVVAPAGLGTLNSTALTAEALRARGIAQLGVVVGSWPADPDLAARCNLADLPEVAGAPLLGAVPAGAGALPPEAFRAAAAGWLAPALGGTWDAAEFAATSRP; encoded by the coding sequence ATGACCGTCATCGTCGTCACCGGCACCGGCACCGAGATCGGCAAGACGATCGTCACCGCCGCGCTCGCCGCGGTGGCCACCGCCGACGGGCGTTCCGTCGCCGTGCTCAAGCCCGCTCAGACCGGCGTCGCGCCGGGCGAGGCGGGGGACGCGGACGAGGTCGTACGGCTCTCGGGCGCGGTGACGGGGGTGGAACTGGCCCGGTTCCCGGAGCCGTTGGCGCCGGGGACCGCGGCCCGGCGGGCCGGGATGGCGCCGGTGCGCCCGGACGAGGTCGCCGCGGCGGCCCGGAAGCTGGCGGAGGAGCACGACCTGGTTCTGGTCGAGGGCGCGGGCGGGCTGCTCGTGCGCTTCGACGAGGAGGGCGGCACGCTCGCGGACGCGGCGGGGCTGCTCGGCGCGCCGGTGCTCGTGGTGGCGCCGGCCGGGCTCGGCACGCTCAACTCGACGGCCCTGACGGCGGAGGCGCTGCGGGCCCGCGGCATCGCGCAGCTGGGCGTGGTGGTCGGCAGCTGGCCGGCCGACCCGGACCTCGCGGCCCGGTGCAACCTCGCGGACCTGCCGGAGGTGGCGGGCGCGCCGCTGCTCGGCGCCGTCCCGGCGGGCGCGGGCGCGCTGCCCCCTGAGGCCTTCCGGGCCGCGGCGGCCGGCTGGCTGGCGCCCGCGCTGGGCGGCACCTGGGACGCGGCGGAGTTCGCGGCGACGTCACGGCCCTGA
- a CDS encoding VOC family protein, with protein sequence MRRARVQEIVFDCADPAALVRFWAALLGGAPVDRSPDWSYVDPPGFVRIAFQRVPEGKAVKNRLHLDVEVDDPVAAADEALALGARRSGGIVTDEQGSFQVMHDPEGNEFCFVTG encoded by the coding sequence ATGCGACGCGCCCGTGTTCAGGAAATCGTCTTCGACTGCGCCGATCCGGCCGCCCTCGTGCGGTTCTGGGCGGCGCTCCTCGGCGGGGCTCCGGTCGACCGGAGCCCCGACTGGTCGTACGTCGACCCGCCGGGGTTCGTACGGATCGCCTTCCAGCGGGTGCCGGAGGGCAAGGCGGTGAAGAACCGCCTCCATCTGGACGTCGAGGTGGACGATCCGGTCGCGGCGGCGGACGAGGCGCTGGCGCTCGGGGCGCGCCGCTCCGGCGGGATCGTGACCGACGAGCAGGGCTCGTTCCAGGTGATGCACGACCCGGAGGGCAACGAGTTCTGCTTCGTGACGGGGTAG
- a CDS encoding TIGR03621 family F420-dependent LLM class oxidoreductase, with protein sequence MQLPFRFAVNMLTPGSADEWRTRCRRAEELGYDLILVADHLGMPAPFPSLVAAAAATARPRLGTFVLNAAFWNPVLLAREVTTTAALTGGRLELGLGTGYVPAEHERAGIPFLPPRERVDHLTRVVEELAGALAGAEGTPRVGLTIGGNGNRVLRLAARHADVMAFSGGRFDGDAPTVLTAEELAQRVEAFAGFEKETGRPVPAERNLLIQRVLVTEDRAAAAAGFAAVVPYLSEEQVLELPIVLIGTVREIVDRLHALRERYGFSYFTVLDEAMEAFGPVLAELRGRAD encoded by the coding sequence GTGCAGTTGCCGTTCCGCTTCGCCGTCAACATGCTCACCCCCGGCTCCGCCGACGAGTGGCGGACCCGCTGCCGCCGGGCGGAGGAGCTCGGCTACGACCTGATCCTGGTGGCCGACCATCTGGGCATGCCCGCGCCGTTCCCGTCCCTGGTGGCGGCCGCCGCGGCGACCGCCCGGCCGCGGCTCGGCACCTTCGTCCTGAACGCGGCCTTCTGGAACCCGGTGCTGCTCGCCCGCGAGGTGACGACCACGGCCGCGCTCACCGGCGGCCGGCTCGAACTCGGGCTCGGCACCGGCTACGTACCGGCCGAGCACGAGCGCGCGGGCATCCCGTTCCTGCCGCCGCGCGAGCGGGTGGACCATCTGACCCGGGTGGTCGAGGAGCTGGCGGGGGCGCTCGCGGGCGCCGAGGGGACGCCGCGGGTCGGTCTGACGATCGGCGGCAACGGCAACCGGGTGCTGCGGCTGGCGGCCCGGCACGCCGATGTGATGGCGTTCTCCGGCGGCCGCTTCGACGGCGACGCGCCGACGGTGCTGACCGCCGAGGAGCTGGCGCAGCGGGTCGAGGCCTTCGCGGGCTTCGAGAAGGAGACGGGCCGCCCGGTGCCGGCCGAGCGCAATCTGCTGATCCAGCGGGTGCTCGTGACGGAGGACCGGGCCGCGGCGGCGGCCGGGTTCGCGGCGGTCGTGCCGTACCTCAGCGAGGAGCAGGTCCTGGAGCTGCCGATCGTGCTGATCGGCACGGTGCGGGAGATCGTGGACCGGCTGCACGCGCTGCGCGAGCGCTACGGCTTCTCGTACTTCACGGTGCTCGACGAGGCGATGGAGGCCTTCGGCCCGGTGCTCGCGGAGCTGCGCGGGAGGGCGGACTGA
- a CDS encoding hemolysin family protein, which produces MTEVLLLLVALLLAVACGAFVAAEFSLTTVERGELEAAAERGERGAAGALKAVRSLTFQLSGAQLGITVTNLVVGMLSEPSISKLIEGPVEALGLSPEVASSVALVIGTGLSTVVLMVIGELVPKNWAISSPLAVAKVVGTPQRYFTAAFKPLISHLNNSANRILRRLGLEPTEELASARSPKELVALARHSAKEGALEADTAELFVRTLNLAELTAENVMTPRVQVTALDVQATAEDVLNATRATGLSRFPVYRGSLDSVVGIAHVKDVLAIPADARPRRSVGDIVREPLLVPESLTVDRLLDRLSGKQTMAVVIDEYGGTAGVATLEDIVEEVVGEVRDEHDPHETPDLAPAGEDTDGRALWSADGAARTDQLATIGLRVPEGPYETLAGVLATVLGRIPANGDSVELAGWRLDVVDASGRRAARVLLHAPLPHSGETDGEAGR; this is translated from the coding sequence ATGACCGAGGTACTGCTGCTCCTGGTGGCGCTGCTGCTCGCCGTCGCCTGTGGCGCGTTCGTGGCGGCGGAGTTCTCGCTGACGACCGTCGAGCGGGGCGAGCTCGAAGCCGCCGCGGAGCGCGGCGAGCGCGGCGCGGCCGGCGCCCTGAAGGCGGTCCGGTCGCTCACCTTCCAGCTCTCCGGCGCCCAGCTCGGCATCACCGTGACCAATCTGGTCGTCGGCATGCTCTCCGAGCCGTCGATCTCGAAGCTGATCGAGGGCCCGGTCGAGGCACTCGGCCTGTCCCCCGAGGTCGCCTCCTCGGTGGCCCTGGTCATCGGCACCGGCCTGTCGACGGTGGTCCTGATGGTGATCGGCGAGCTGGTCCCCAAGAACTGGGCGATCTCCTCGCCGCTGGCCGTCGCCAAGGTCGTCGGGACCCCGCAGCGGTACTTCACCGCCGCCTTCAAGCCGCTGATCAGCCATCTGAACAACTCGGCCAACCGCATCCTGCGCCGCCTCGGCCTGGAGCCCACCGAGGAGCTGGCCTCCGCCCGCTCCCCGAAGGAGCTGGTGGCCCTGGCCCGGCACTCGGCGAAGGAGGGCGCTCTGGAGGCGGACACGGCCGAGCTGTTCGTGCGCACCCTGAACCTGGCGGAGCTGACCGCGGAGAACGTGATGACCCCGCGCGTCCAGGTCACCGCCCTGGACGTGCAGGCCACCGCCGAGGACGTGCTGAACGCGACCCGCGCGACCGGTCTGAGCCGCTTCCCCGTCTACCGCGGCAGTCTCGACTCGGTCGTCGGCATCGCGCACGTCAAGGACGTGCTCGCGATACCGGCCGACGCACGGCCGCGCCGCTCGGTCGGCGACATCGTGCGCGAGCCGCTGCTCGTGCCGGAGAGCCTGACCGTGGACCGGCTGCTCGACCGCCTGTCCGGGAAGCAGACGATGGCCGTCGTCATCGACGAGTACGGCGGCACGGCCGGCGTCGCGACCCTGGAGGACATCGTCGAGGAGGTCGTCGGCGAGGTCCGCGACGAGCACGACCCGCACGAGACGCCGGACCTGGCGCCGGCGGGCGAGGACACCGACGGCCGCGCGCTGTGGTCGGCGGACGGCGCCGCCCGCACCGACCAGCTGGCGACGATCGGCCTGAGGGTGCCGGAGGGCCCGTACGAGACCCTGGCGGGCGTGCTCGCCACCGTGCTCGGCCGGATCCCGGCCAACGGCGACAGCGTGGAGCTGGCCGGCTGGCGGCTCGACGTGGTGGACGCCTCCGGGCGCCGGGCGGCCCGCGTGCTGCTGCACGCCCCGCTCCCGCACTCCGGCGAGACGGACGGGGAGGCCGGCCGATGA
- a CDS encoding hemolysin family protein — protein sequence MIVVQLLIGLATLVVNAFFVGAEFALISVRRSQIEPLAESGDRRARSVVWGLEHVSALLAAAQLGITLCTLVLGIVAEPAIASMLEPLFDAVGVPHGLVHPISFVIALSLATYLHMLLGEMVPKNIALAEPTRSALLLGPPLVTLARALKPVIFAINAFANGILKLLRVDAKGEVAATFSDDELARMVTDAGDAGLLDDRAAERLHDALELGRRPVRDVVMPLEKVVYAETDTTPEQLEALSARTGFSRFPVVDEGRRILGYLHVKDALDVTPRDLRFPVTALRPIARVRAATPMDDVLTAMRRSRTHLAAVIDEDGKLAGLVTMEDVLRELVGRPAGS from the coding sequence ATGATCGTGGTCCAGTTGCTGATCGGCCTGGCGACCCTGGTCGTCAACGCCTTCTTCGTCGGCGCCGAGTTCGCCCTGATCTCGGTCCGCCGCAGTCAGATCGAGCCGCTCGCGGAGTCCGGCGACCGCCGGGCGCGCAGCGTCGTCTGGGGCCTGGAGCACGTCTCCGCGCTGCTCGCGGCGGCCCAGCTCGGCATCACCCTGTGCACCCTGGTGCTCGGCATCGTGGCCGAGCCGGCCATCGCGAGCATGCTGGAGCCGCTGTTCGACGCGGTCGGCGTGCCGCACGGCCTGGTGCACCCGATCTCGTTCGTGATCGCGCTGTCCCTCGCCACGTATCTGCACATGCTGCTCGGCGAGATGGTCCCGAAGAACATCGCGCTCGCCGAGCCGACCCGCTCGGCGCTTCTGCTGGGTCCGCCGCTCGTGACCCTGGCGCGGGCCCTGAAGCCGGTGATCTTCGCGATCAACGCCTTCGCCAACGGGATCCTGAAGCTGCTGCGGGTGGACGCCAAGGGCGAGGTCGCGGCGACCTTCTCGGACGACGAGCTGGCCCGGATGGTCACCGACGCCGGGGACGCGGGGCTGCTCGACGACCGGGCGGCCGAGCGGCTGCACGACGCCCTGGAGCTGGGCCGGCGCCCGGTGCGGGACGTCGTGATGCCGCTGGAGAAGGTCGTGTACGCGGAGACGGACACCACCCCCGAGCAGCTGGAGGCGCTCTCCGCGCGGACCGGTTTCTCGCGCTTCCCGGTGGTCGACGAGGGCCGCCGGATCCTCGGCTACCTCCATGTGAAGGACGCCCTGGACGTCACCCCGCGCGATCTGCGGTTCCCGGTGACGGCGCTGCGGCCGATCGCCCGGGTGCGGGCGGCGACGCCGATGGACGACGTGCTGACCGCGATGCGGCGCAGCCGGACCCATCTGGCGGCGGTCATCGACGAGGACGGCAAGCTGGCCGGCCTGGTGACGATGGAGGACGTGCTGCGCGAGCTGGTGGGCCGGCCCGCCGGCTCGTGA
- a CDS encoding maleylpyruvate isomerase family mycothiol-dependent enzyme: MSEALLSALTEALAELVTAVETAGDEVLDPDTAVKWLEGTAYVLGGLPAADRRRLDGLFRDVALRQPPGAWREELLKVSQGFGLTEDVHPARLDAVAARVESFVTLVRGADPATPVPSCPGWTLADLIKHHGTTHRWIEHLVRTRATERVWSKDVPLDLPDDPAAYPDWLAGSAAASLRTLRAADPDTRMWSHGADPHVRFFPRRLLFEAVVHHADAELALGRAPGPVDPETAADGIEEFLENLPYFSWVAEPVAQLDRDGASIRLAATDSGAAWTLTLGGGGFSWQRRAEGAVTATATVEGTAGDLLLLVYGRYGADDPRFTHHGDRTVLDAWRAATAL; the protein is encoded by the coding sequence ATGAGCGAGGCGCTGCTCAGTGCGCTGACCGAGGCCCTGGCCGAGCTGGTCACGGCGGTCGAGACCGCCGGTGACGAGGTGCTCGACCCCGACACGGCCGTGAAGTGGCTGGAGGGCACGGCGTACGTCCTCGGCGGGCTTCCGGCGGCCGACCGGCGCAGACTCGACGGGCTCTTCCGCGACGTCGCGCTGCGGCAGCCGCCCGGGGCGTGGCGGGAGGAGCTGCTGAAGGTGTCGCAGGGCTTCGGGCTCACCGAGGACGTGCATCCGGCCCGGCTCGACGCCGTCGCCGCCCGTGTGGAGAGCTTCGTCACGCTCGTCCGCGGCGCCGACCCCGCCACCCCGGTGCCCAGCTGCCCCGGCTGGACCCTCGCCGACCTGATCAAGCACCACGGCACCACCCACCGCTGGATCGAGCACCTGGTCCGCACCCGCGCCACCGAGCGCGTCTGGTCGAAGGACGTGCCGCTCGACCTGCCGGACGACCCCGCCGCGTACCCCGACTGGCTCGCCGGGAGCGCCGCCGCGAGCCTGCGGACGCTGCGCGCCGCCGACCCCGACACCCGCATGTGGTCCCACGGCGCCGACCCGCACGTGCGGTTCTTCCCGCGCCGGCTGCTCTTCGAGGCGGTCGTCCACCACGCCGACGCCGAGCTCGCCCTCGGCCGCGCGCCCGGCCCGGTCGACCCGGAGACGGCCGCCGACGGCATCGAGGAGTTCCTGGAGAACCTGCCGTACTTCTCCTGGGTCGCCGAGCCCGTCGCGCAGCTCGACCGGGACGGCGCGAGCATCCGGCTCGCCGCCACCGACTCCGGGGCCGCCTGGACGCTCACCCTCGGCGGGGGCGGCTTCAGCTGGCAGCGCCGGGCCGAGGGCGCGGTGACCGCGACCGCGACCGTCGAGGGCACCGCCGGGGACCTGCTGCTGCTCGTCTACGGGCGGTACGGGGCCGACGACCCGCGCTTCACCCACCACGGCGACCGGACCGTGCTCGACGCCTGGCGGGCCGCGACGGCCCTGTGA